The proteins below are encoded in one region of Ostrea edulis chromosome 3, xbOstEdul1.1, whole genome shotgun sequence:
- the LOC125674525 gene encoding uncharacterized protein LOC125674525, producing MAVKMYPVESCPGDGDSWRKAGIALNCPKDTIGRNLYQCAPNEYKTDLVEFCLKGSIGRFEEGLCVYAYPSGHLGVKNCTTFVTGCPEMSYNNNEIYNYPACLEINREAGCYLADPTCPPIDR from the exons ATGGCAGTTAAAATGTACCCCGTGGAGTCCTGTCCTGGGGATGGCGACTCTTGGCGGAAGGCTGGAATCGCATTGAACTGTCCAAAAGACACCATCGGCAGAAACCTTTACCAATGTGCCCCTAATGAATATAAGACAGACTTGGTCGAGTTCTGCTTGAAGGGATCCATCGGGAGATTTGAAGAAG GTTTATGTGTGTACGCTTATCCTAGTGGACACTTAGGTGTGAAGAACTGCACTACGTTTGTGACCGGATGTCCTGAAATGTCCTACAACaacaatgaaatttacaact ACCCAGcatgtttagaaataaatcGTGAAGCAGGTTGCTACTTAGCGGATCCCACGTGTCCTCCTATTGACAGGTAA